The genomic interval GCCGGGACCTGGCCCGGAAGCTGCGCCGCGCGCGCGTCACAGCTTGACCGACTGGTTGTCCGCTTCGTTCTTCTCCGTGTAGCCCTTGTCCTGGCGCTGGAAGTTGACCTTGTTCTTCTGCAGGTAGAGGTTGTGCACGTCGCGGGCGGTGAGACCGAGAACCTCGGCGGCGGAGATGAGGAAGTGGAACAGGTCCACCACCTCCACGCGGGCGTTCTGGAGGTCGAACTTCTGGTACTTGGCCCACCATTTCCACGGCACGCAGTCGGTCAACTCGGCCAGTTCCTGTGTCATGG from Kiritimatiellia bacterium carries:
- a CDS encoding dUTPase produces the protein MPQKDWLEEMFEKQAAFNKRIGLDCSKLDDAGRQQWLLNYCRAMTQELAELTDCVPWKWWAKYQKFDLQNARVEVVDLFHFLISAAEVLGLTARDVHNLYLQKNKVNFQRQDKGYTEKNEADNQSVKL